DNA from Phragmites australis chromosome 16, lpPhrAust1.1, whole genome shotgun sequence:
CAAATGCACTTTTGGCCCGCCACAGGATCATCTTCCACACGTGGATATGGTTCCCTCACAGGCCAGGATTGGACATCAATCCACTTCGATCCAAGCGTTGCCAAATGAAGGCTTAGTGAAAAGTTTGAAATGAAAATTTCCAACTAGATCAAAGTTTCAATTCGAAAAATTCAAGTGGATCAAAAAGTTTCAAGTTGAAATGTTGTACAGGGTCAAATTTtcaactaaaaaagaaaaagaaaacacccTAGTCTCTTTTAGTCAGTGGTGCTCTGACAATGGTTGGGcatgacctcctcctccctgagGCGGTGATGGCGGCGGTGACTTGCACAAGCTCCAGGACGCACGTACTGCAGAAGCTCCACCCGGATGCGCACAGTGGCTCCGGGGACGCACGCGTGCCAACAGTGGCATACATGGACTCTGACAATGGGTCAGGGAGTAGGATCAGCGGCAAACTTAGGAGAGGAATGTGGGAGGAAGGTAAAGGAGAAGAACGAAAAAAGTTGTGAGTGTTGGGTTTCCGATAAAGTGTCTCAACCGCGCCCAGCCGCGAGATAACGAGCACACGCCCAGCCGCAAGATAATAGGCGCGAATGGGTTCTCAAAATAAGATTTTTCATAACTTACCTCTCATAAATACTAGATAAGTGATTGTGTGTTGCAATGAAAACACAAATATTGGATACGGTAACATCAAGCAAAAATTCAAGGTATGGAGATGTGGATGCTCCATGAGAGCATCGCCGAACGAATATATTAGAAGCGATATCGTAAttcgattttagatgagatctaaaaAATGAGGAAGAGATTATCTGTtaatttttctcctatttttatttatttttattactaAAATGGGTCCCATATCCATAGCTGGTAACGAGGCAAGGAGGCTGGAGTACGAGTATATATGGCAAAATtgaataaattattcaaattttagaggtttttattagatggatgGAGAGCAAATAAAGAAGTCACGCGGAATCAactcatgttttatatagtagaaacTACATAAGGAgtgcaaaaagaaatagaaccatAAATAGAGGAAGTTTTTTTTAGGGTACATCAAAGAAAGAATTTGCAGAAAGGAAAAAGTCTAGATCTCAACTATTGCTCGAGTTtgtttgcccccccccccaccccaacCATTTGCAAAACTAGATATCTCACCTCCTCCAACTATTCAAACCggtgtaatttaccttcttaactGGTTTTGATGGTAGTTTTGTCCTATGTGGCAACAACTTAGACTGTCCTATTAGCAACATTTCGCTGACGTGGCATCAGCCTTGATGACTCAGTAGCTGGGGCGGCGAACAATTACTAACTCAATGCGAGGCTGGGTAGCACACGCCACATGGCGGCCATGTGGACATCGAGCTCGGGCGGCTGGAACAAAGCGGAGGGGGCGGATCTGAAGCAGAAGTTCGCCAGAGAACTCGCTGACGGTGGCTACAAGGAGTGAGTGTCAACTTGATCTACATGGGGAGGTTCCTTGTGGCAAAGATAAAGCGGTGGTGGGGTCAACGTCACCGAAGGGAAACCCGAACGATGACTAGGGCTCGCCGGAGATGGGTGCGGTGACGGCAGAACATGGGAACTCACGAGGAGACCCTTTTTCTATGGCTTGGGCTACATGGGTAGAAACTACGGGGCACAGGGAAATTGTTAAGGGGCGGAGCCTGGCTGAAGTGGAGATGTTGTGGGTACAATAGGAAGGCGACGGCCATGAGTGCACAGTAAGGTGCATGTGTGGGCTTGGGGAGAGGAAATAGGAGGTCCAGAGAGCTAGAGGGAGGTATGGAGATGCTCACTAGGCGGTTAGGGGAGCAGGAGGGGGTTGATGCGGTGCCAGCAATGAAGAAGGTGTTGGCGGCGACGGCGATCCTCCTTAGCTCCCGGTGCAATGCAGTCTACAATGCTCCCCATGCTATGAAAATATGCGCAAGTGAGAGAGTGGAACCTGGGGATGCTCAAGGAGcagtgagggagggagggaggaagctTACCGGCGACGACAGGATTAGGTGGCAGTCAGAGATGGGGAAGAAATGGAGGCGTTCGGGATTTGGGGAAATTGGAGAGGGAAGGGAGTGGAGAGTGAGGCGGCGgtggtgaaagtgcatctaggccccttaagtggattttggcttattgatgataaaacgattaaggaactaatatgtttatcgaagctatgaacaggttttagtctcaaTTGTGAAGACTCACAATAATTGACACCCCtcgaaaggaaaagagaagcaatgtgtagtactcaataggatttaaattgttctatctttgaaattgagtctaggttagCTGTACTATTAAGAAGGTTGCATTTGTTTGCTttcatggtgtctcaatgctaaATATAACCTtttagaaccaatagttgagagacacattcacccacagACACCGGGAAATATTGGCAGTGTGTACTGagttcggagactccggtgttcaccggatactccggtactcagtgtctaggccagagtctccgagaaagactcCGCCAGAAGAGCCTTGGTTccgaatattttttaattatccGAAGTCTctgatgttcaccggatactccggtagttgatgaaatttttggccggagtctccgagggagactccgctaGGGGTGGCTCGATTAAGCTTTtagtttttgaaagaaaaagacccgagtcttcggtgttcactggatactccgggaagaaaatgtttttggccggagtctccgagagagactccgccaagggtccctcggttagcatttaatttaattgaccggagactccggtgttcaccggatactccggtacctggagaggctgAAGAGtgcggcaagtctccggactttctCTCCGTGGTGACTAAGTCTggctcggagactccggtgttcaccggagactccgggcagATCAACaaaactgtaacggctagttctgacaccgttctgaccccgttttggatttcaggccaatgactccggtgttcaccggatactccaaggTATGTATGTCAAAAtaataacagctagtttttgagggtaagctatatatacccccacaccCCCTAGCATTTATTGATTGCTGTTGCTGTTGAGCTCCACTTTCACAAAGCTTTCCAAGAGCATTTAAAAGCCccccaaacatctctagtgcttagttttgcgTCAAATTcgagagattgtgtttgggagtgaagttgagtcaattgagcattgagttcttcatcgagcatatattgtgatcatttctcttggagccttgtgctcctagacggcaagatgtcgcccgtagagcacccaatcattgtggagtaccacggaaagtttgtaatcgacatcgacttgagtaagaaaatctaACTTGATCTTTGTAGTCGTTAGAAGAGgaaagggttggaaaagacccggctctttgtgaactcctcaacggagacgtaggcacttttttgtgaggtggccgaactccagAATAATTTCTTGTCTCATCACTTGTGCAAGATTTACTAGTTGTGTAGTTTTGGAATTTTTCCCATATATTAGTTTTTGTGATAATCTTGCTATTATCTCTTGTTGTTTAAGCATTGTGCTGATAATAGAACTAGTGTTACCTTTTAGTCCTTAGTTGTACTTGCTTAACTTCAGTTGTTCTCGAGATCCTCtatagaccggatactccggacagaacggagtatccgaccttcaccggagtatccagcatCAGTTTAATtcgctgtttagttttaattttcagaaaagcctattcacccccccccccctctctagacaactttaagtacattcaggTGGTTCGGTGAGGCAAGCAGAGGGGCGCGGGGAGCTCagtagaggaagaggagaggggcGACACGATTTTTTGGGCGGTGATGCTAGCCGTTGGGTGCGGCGGCGGCTTGAGAAGAAGAACAGGACCCCAGCCACTAAGGTCTCAcacgagaagaagaaaagataagATGTCATATGACATGTAGGACCTATTGGCACGTGTGACTCATGTTGGACAAAATCACTGTCCAAACCGCTTAAGAGgaaaaataaatagttttaattatTGCGAGAGCCTTGATATCTGGTTTTATGATCTAGGGAGGAAAATTGGACATAGACAATAGTTGAAAGAGCtaaaatagacttttttcttgaaaaaaaaccAGAGAACGGGAATGCCCAAAGCAGCTCGGCCCAAACCAGGTTGTACATGTTTTAGGGTCATTTGAGGCCCAGCTGAGCCAAGTTCTAATGTTCTGGTTCTCATCCTCGCCTCGGTGTATCCTTCCATGTGAagtaaaaagaagaaaaaaaatgcattctCTCATCCTTGCTACACCTTCTTTGGTACCCACTGTGAATGCATAAATTACATACAAGTTTCATAAGAATTTGGCACAACACTGATCAAATTTGCGCGATTACAGTCGAGAGCCAGAGAAAGgaaataaagctactcctacAATAAGGAATGGCCTCTTTTGTGGCATCCTAGGTTGGAGCCGAGCAACTACATCAACACCATGTACAGCTGCCTTGTCCCACTTTCCAGGGAGGAACATAGTGTagatatattcatatatatcttGTGGCATGCCTTTGCTTGTTCTCTTCTGCAGAGATCTTTTCAGATCGGTTGGGTGATGTCTCTTGTGGACCacttctctcactctccctagCCAGGACTGCTATGTGCTAGCTACTAAAGGTGTTGCCGTGTTGGCCACAATGATTCCCTTCTCTGCATTCCATTCCATGGCCATGGTCTTCCTAGCTTTCTTCTTCCCCTTCAACAGTTCAAATGCTTGATCCAACAAAGAATATTATGTAAATTCTAATTTTCCTGGAATGAAGGGCCAgaaaagaatattatttttttttccctttctttcgtGCCAGTAGCACCAGTCGCTATTTGGTAAAATAGCTCCAAGTGTGTCGATGATACGTAGGACCACACCCCGGTACTCACACCTGGACCTGGCGATTTTTACGACAAAAGAATATACGTTGGATCAAACGAGGGTATAGCATACTATGATGAATCAAGTGTCACCTGTACTAACTAAACTTAAGGGTCTTCTAAAATGATCCAGGGTCGAGGAGGCACTTTAATCCCTTCCCTTCAGCATGTTCATGAGCTCCTAAAGACTCAAACTTATCACAGATCTAATAAGGCTATCTCCAACAGACTCCTCAAACCTGCaaattctagtgctacagtactttacggtctactgtagcactagaaatccatctccaacggatcctctatccagtgatacagtactgctacagtgttagagataagggatgctgtaatagtgataggggatgctgtaatagtattttgaggatgaaaatttaaagtagctgttggagatgatctaatcTCCAAGCAAACCGCAGATCACCGGCATGTGGCATGCACGATGCCACCGTACGAAATGGCAATGGGAGGTGACTTCAAATTGATAGAACTGTTGAATGAGGCGGACGGATCAAATGCTACAATACCGCTACAGCACCTGTGCCACAGTATTTCCACAATATATTTTGCTACAGTTTGAGTTCGTGATACTATTTATCCTCACACATTTTACTGTTTATTCGTGACTTCTCAGATGATTTCGATCCCGCACCACAAAGCAAGCCAAGCGTGCATACaccttccttttccttttcgtGTGTGCGTGTTTTGTGGTGAGTGATGCTGATATTGACCTGGGGATCAAAAGATCAGGACGAAGAATTTGATGCTCCtctaggagaaaaaaaaagtcaggCTTAGCACACTATTTAAATCGGCATGTTGCTGTCACTGACCTGATGAGCTCAACCTCTGCAAGTTTTCAAATGGGGTTACTTCTCCATTCCTCCTACGAGGCTGGAATTTTTCCATTTAAGAACACTGATTTGACCAAATAAGTATCAATAAAAGACTCACATCCCAATCTTATGCACATAGGCCAATTACGATTCAAGATCCACTTGCCAGATATATTCAACTCTATTAGCCCAATTTACAGACTGCCAGGTAAACAGCAGTGCATTCTGCTTACTCCAGGTCCCTTAAGAAAGAAGGGAGTACTGTATATTCAGCTGCCATTGCAGTCACAAGAGCCATCGCGTCTAACATTATGAACAAACCAGAAACTGATTGTAGGGTACAAATGGAAGCATTCAAACAGTGAAACCATTAAAGATGGTCACTACAAATGCGAGCCTATATCATTTTCTTTAAGTTAGCCAACACGCCTCATCCACAAACAAAAGGAAGGaatttaaacacaagaaagtAGTGGAGGACATATATAATCTCCAGGAAGCCGTCTCATTTACGAATACTACATGTTTCTGCCTGATAGCTCAATTCTGCAAATTGACGACCAAAAAGATGTATGCCTCCGTGCAAGTTTGATCTCGTAGTGATCCACATCTCCCCAATGCTTGGATACACCAAAAGTTGCCTTCTAATGTAGTTAGCATCAGCATCTACACCATCATCTCAAGTTGCCTCAGGTAAAGCTGCGTGACATAACAGGTATCTATCATCAGCATATTTGCTAGTAAACACTAAACAGCAATGATATAATGTTGTCATCAAAAGGTGCTTCAACCTTCAAAAACTACCAATCACAACATGAGTCATCCTagacaacaaaatatttttcaaggtTTAAATGCTAAATCCTAACACCTTATTTGTGAGAATAAACACTAACACTTGAGTACGATAACTGACATAAATTGCCACTTGGCACCTCACAGGCTCACCTGCCATCACATGTCATTAGACCCAAAACTGatgaagaaaaggaggaaatgTAATGCTTTTAGAATCTAAAAGCTAGTTTGCCATCCATCAGCTAGAGCACTACTGGGATTGCACATCACTCCAAGCATCATATGATGACGCtcagcaaggcaagcaaagCCATCTCATTATGATGTAGCCATCTCTTTTTACCAGTAGAAACTTCATGACAGTAGGCCCAGAAGTTATTATCAACCTTTCACTCACCTTCCATTTTTTTTATCCCTTCTTCCCTTGTGTTGCTACTTACTTAGTGAACATTGCTATATCAATATTTTTGTAATTCATACTTCACATCATGCTAGTGAAGATGCCTAATTACAGCCATGTTTCCAAGTtgattttttccttttgttgtttaaTGGATGGTATTTGCGGTTCTTAAATGTTCATTGAGCATATACCAAGAAATTCTTCAGATCAAGGGGCTTGCAAACTCACTCATTTTGACCAATGCCCGCGTTGACCCCGAGCTGAAGAAATCCGAAGGTGATCGCTTCCTGTGCCGGGAGGCGAGGAACCGGCCGCCATTTCTGGAGGAGGTGGCCTCGTCGCTCCGGCCGCCGTGGCCCGGCGACGACGAGTAGTGGCACAAGCTCGACTGGGACGTCGAGCACGGCACGTCTTCCTGTAAGAAACACGGTGACATTTGGATCAGAATGAGTGGTTGCTCACAAAGGACCGAATGGACGCAATCGCGAGGAAAGTGTTCCAATTTGACGAAAAGATCACAGCTTTACAAGATTAGGAGCGGCAGAATGGCGTAGGGAGCAAATCAAGAAACAGGGGAAGTGCGGAGATAAAGGCGGCACCTTTGCGCACTCGGCGTCATTCGCGGCGACTTCCCGGCTGCTGCTCGAGGTGGAGCTCGCGACGGGCGGCGGCGTGGCCTCCGCTTCCTCCGCCCACGGCACGACCTGGTTctccccctccccttcctcttcctcgtcctcctcctcgtcctcgctgtcgtcatcctcctcgtcCCCGTGGCCGTCGCCCTCGCCGGTCATCTCCTCGTCGCCCCCCacgccggcgccgcggcggaCGCAGCGGTCGCAGAGGGAGGCAGTGGGACCCAGGCGCGGCCCCGCGGCGCGCCACGGCGTGGGCCGCGCGCAGCCCCGGCACAGCAGCGCGCGCGCGTGGCGCGCCACGAGGAAGTTGGCGCCGTGCACCTGCGCATCGCAGCCCCAGCAGAGCGTGGCCTCGTCTGCGCTGCAGTAcacccgcgccgccgcgccgcacAGCTCGCACgcgccgccggcgcccttctccttcctctcccctGCCGCAGACATGATCCCCCTTCCTTCCTGCTGCCTCGTTCTTGGACCTCTACTCGCCGTCACaagatttctctctctagttttttctctttcttgggaacgtagaagagagagagagagggagagagatttctCTGGCGTGGGCTGTGGGGTGGAGCAGTAGGGTGTGATGTGAGGCTGGAGTTTTGGTTGGGTGCGAGAGGTTTTGAGCCTCCAACCGAGGATCCTCTGCGGATGCGCTTCGATCCCACTACTGGTCGCGGGAGCCTCCACCTGGACAttcatgccttttttttttcctctccccCCTTCTTCCCGTTTCGGAGCGAAGTCAAGTAACTCCGCTCCATCGTAAATCAATAGATCTGAATTGAATGGCTAAAATTTGATACTACAATATTACTACAGTTTTTGAACAGTGATTTTGTTTAAGTACTCTACACTAAATGAAGCTAGGGATTACTATTTTACTGCGCTCTTTCATGTTACTGTTTCTCTCTTACTTCACTACGAGAGGTTAGAAGATTTGAACGCTTCGGAGACGGGAGGTTTGAATTGCTACAGTTTCGGTATAGGTTATTCGTTGGGTTTGTAACTTTAGTTTTGAAAAATATGAGTAAAATAACATGGAATTTAATTTATGTAAGTTCAAATAGTATTTCCCCTAGCAtgttatggttttggtttgcTTTGTTTAGTCAATTTCATGTTAGCAGTGTTTTATTTCTGGCTTTCTCCTTTGTATTTTTCATTTCACTTTGGAAATGTTCAATATGTTATATCTTGCACCGTAGATATGCATTTCTGTAAGCTTGGGGTGCAAGGTTTTTAGTGCAAAGGTTCTAAATATGGAAATTGGTCCTATATGTTGCCCTCACAAAGGTAGGGCTACATCATCATGTATTTCGTGTTTAGTTTGAGGGAAAATGATACATTTGTTGATATAGTACGCATCCAACGCTAACTATAAACTCTTTTGAGTAGCTAGCTGCATACGGAGACATCGGAGGGCCCAATTAGATATGAGGGGCTAATTAGATCGGAAATTAGATTGAACTGTAGTTAACACATGCTAATTAACACTTTTTAGCTAGATGACAGCATCATCGAGGTGTCAGGCCCTGCAGCCATACTGTGGCTTCAGCCATACTGTGGCTTCGCCACTGTCGACATGATCAACTACTTGAAGGAATTTGTAATCAAAACTTACTAAGTCTAATCAACTAGTGTGACATGTTGTTTAGAGAAAATGACATTAGTTGAATGGACTCATCTCCCATCAATAGCCATAATCACAAAACTAAATCACCTAAGAAAAGAACGATATCAATTGTGGTTACTTGGATAGCTAGGATGAGCTAAACTCAAGATTTAGTTCCGAATAAATATCTGAAGTAAACTC
Protein-coding regions in this window:
- the LOC133896279 gene encoding zinc finger protein CONSTANS-LIKE 4-like; its protein translation is MSAAGERKEKGAGGACELCGAAARVYCSADEATLCWGCDAQVHGANFLVARHARALLCRGCARPTPWRAAGPRLGPTASLCDRCVRRGAGVGGDEEMTGEGDGHGDEEDDDSEDEEEDEEEEGEGENQVVPWAEEAEATPPPVASSTSSSSREVAANDAECAKEDVPCSTSQSSLCHYSSSPGHGGRSDEATSSRNGGRFLASRHRKRSPSDFFSSGSTRALVKMTLPEAT